One window of the Archangium primigenium genome contains the following:
- the mazG gene encoding nucleoside triphosphate pyrophosphohydrolase has product MGSAGPQLDRLAEIMARLRAQDGCPWDREQDLRSIRPYLTEEAFEVLEEMDRVAEGGPWAPLCEELGDLLFQIVFHARLAEELGEFTLADVCASISDKLTHRHPHVFGEKREDGTPQPLANWAKLKAAERKKKTGREGSVLDGVPAGAPALLRAERLVEKASRLGFDWPDLAHVRAKLTEELGELDEAIASGDRDALEHELGDVLLALANVARFLKTPAEDALRMALRRFTTRFQHLESALRAEGVALGEGSLEQMMRHWGEAKAVEKALPPPTRVPRAPLVALRLPVEALAPQRAFWDQVAPLLGWSAGRASAREAVYGDGLYRITFVPGSAAPSPTRLTFEAPSGAAVRRLRTLLEAASPGCVREGDLGAETIMFRDPAGLEWEYAVPEP; this is encoded by the coding sequence ATGGGTTCAGCAGGACCGCAATTGGACAGGCTCGCGGAAATCATGGCCCGCCTGCGCGCCCAGGATGGCTGTCCGTGGGACCGGGAGCAGGACCTGCGCTCCATCCGCCCTTATCTCACCGAGGAGGCCTTCGAGGTCCTGGAGGAGATGGACCGGGTGGCCGAGGGCGGCCCCTGGGCGCCCCTGTGCGAGGAGCTGGGGGATCTGCTCTTCCAGATCGTCTTCCACGCCCGGCTCGCCGAGGAACTGGGGGAGTTCACCCTGGCGGACGTATGTGCGTCCATCAGCGACAAACTCACCCACCGCCACCCCCACGTGTTCGGGGAGAAGCGCGAGGACGGCACCCCCCAGCCGCTGGCCAACTGGGCGAAGCTCAAGGCCGCCGAGCGCAAGAAGAAGACGGGCCGGGAGGGCTCGGTGCTCGACGGGGTGCCCGCGGGCGCGCCGGCGCTCTTGCGCGCCGAGCGGCTGGTGGAGAAGGCGAGCCGGCTCGGCTTCGACTGGCCGGATCTGGCGCACGTGCGCGCCAAGCTCACCGAGGAGTTGGGAGAGCTCGACGAGGCCATCGCCTCGGGGGACCGCGACGCCCTGGAGCACGAGCTGGGCGATGTCCTCCTGGCCCTGGCCAACGTCGCGCGCTTCCTGAAGACCCCGGCCGAGGACGCGCTGCGCATGGCCCTGCGCCGCTTCACCACCCGCTTCCAGCACCTCGAGTCGGCCCTGCGCGCCGAGGGCGTCGCGCTCGGCGAGGGCAGCCTGGAGCAGATGATGCGGCACTGGGGGGAGGCCAAGGCGGTGGAGAAGGCCCTCCCCCCGCCCACCCGGGTGCCCCGCGCCCCCCTCGTCGCCCTGCGACTGCCCGTGGAAGCGCTCGCCCCCCAGCGGGCCTTCTGGGATCAGGTGGCGCCCCTGCTCGGTTGGAGCGCCGGGCGGGCGTCGGCACGGGAGGCCGTCTATGGGGACGGGCTGTACCGGATCACCTTCGTGCCCGGGTCCGCCGCCCCCTCCCCCACCCGGCTGACCTTCGAGGCCCCCTCGGGAGCGGCCGTGCGCCGCCTACGGACCCTGCTAGAGGCCGCCTCCCCGGGATGTGTGCGAGAAGGCGACCTTGGCGCGGAGACGATCATGTTTCGTGATCCCGCCGGGCTGGAGTGGGAGTATGCCGTTCCCGAACCCTGA
- the lptE gene encoding LPS assembly lipoprotein LptE, whose protein sequence is MFRARVVRWLWVGCLGVLSGMGCGYRFTPRSAGLPEGVRSVCAPIFRNDTPEPGLEALFTRVLRLELVRAGVLGAEGACDATIEGVVAGVGSAPTIVTDPVYDGNTRVAEPRLASYRASATVVLRLRKDGGVLSETVVTGNEDFLPGTASVSGDILEAEANRQAALHRLAETLMREGYDRLASDW, encoded by the coding sequence ATGTTCCGCGCGCGCGTGGTGAGGTGGTTGTGGGTGGGGTGCCTGGGGGTGCTCTCGGGCATGGGCTGCGGCTACCGCTTCACCCCTCGGAGCGCGGGGCTGCCCGAGGGCGTGCGCTCGGTGTGTGCGCCGATCTTCCGCAACGACACGCCCGAGCCGGGCCTGGAGGCGCTCTTCACCCGCGTGCTCCGCCTGGAGCTGGTGCGCGCGGGCGTGCTGGGCGCCGAGGGCGCGTGCGACGCGACGATCGAGGGGGTGGTGGCGGGGGTGGGCAGCGCGCCGACCATCGTCACGGATCCCGTGTACGACGGAAACACGCGGGTGGCGGAGCCTCGGCTCGCCAGCTACCGCGCTTCGGCGACGGTGGTGCTGCGCCTGCGCAAGGACGGCGGGGTGCTGTCGGAGACGGTGGTCACCGGCAACGAGGACTTCCTGCCGGGCACGGCGAGCGTGTCCGGCGACATCCTGGAAGCCGAGGCCAACCGTCAGGCCGCGCTCCACCGTCTCGCCGAGACGTTGATGCGCGAGGGATATGACCGGTTGGCCAGCGACTGGTGA
- a CDS encoding PhoH family protein translates to MRNPATVEAQAAVSPTSAKVDVRDNATTLALCGNQNENLKLMERRLGVRVGQRGTELHLSGPADAVAFTVKLVENLEGIIRAGRPVYREDVEQAIKVLGRGGVESLQDVMLGPVLKSSTNKQIAPKSIAQKRYVDAIRANDIVFGIGPAGTGKTYLAMAMAVSFLQDRKVKRIVLARPAVEAGEKLGFLPGDLAEKVNPYLRPLYDALHDMMPVERANQFIEQGVVEVAPLAFMRGRTLNDSFVILDEAQNTTVEQMKMFLTRLGYNSKAVITGDVTQVDLPSGKTSGLHHARSILRNIEGITISEFSDVDVVRHPLVQEVIRAYDRFDAAQQAAKALKAAEASAPPEASEESPIAD, encoded by the coding sequence TTGCGAAACCCCGCCACAGTAGAGGCACAAGCCGCCGTCAGCCCCACCTCCGCCAAGGTGGACGTCCGTGACAACGCGACGACCCTGGCGCTGTGTGGCAACCAGAACGAAAACCTCAAGCTCATGGAGCGCCGCCTCGGTGTCCGTGTGGGACAGCGGGGGACGGAACTGCACCTGTCTGGACCGGCGGATGCCGTGGCCTTCACCGTGAAACTGGTGGAGAACCTCGAGGGTATCATCCGGGCCGGCCGACCGGTCTACCGCGAGGACGTGGAGCAGGCCATCAAGGTCCTGGGCCGGGGCGGAGTCGAGTCCCTGCAGGACGTGATGCTCGGCCCCGTGCTCAAGAGCTCCACCAACAAGCAGATCGCGCCCAAGAGCATCGCGCAGAAGCGCTACGTGGACGCCATCCGCGCCAACGACATCGTCTTCGGCATCGGGCCGGCGGGCACGGGCAAGACGTACCTGGCCATGGCCATGGCGGTGTCCTTCCTGCAGGACCGCAAGGTCAAGCGCATCGTGCTGGCGCGTCCGGCGGTGGAGGCGGGCGAGAAGCTCGGCTTCCTGCCCGGAGACCTGGCCGAGAAGGTCAACCCGTACCTGCGCCCGCTCTACGACGCGCTCCACGACATGATGCCCGTCGAGCGCGCCAACCAATTCATCGAGCAGGGCGTGGTGGAGGTGGCCCCGCTCGCGTTCATGCGCGGCCGCACCCTCAATGACTCCTTCGTCATCCTCGACGAGGCGCAGAACACCACCGTCGAGCAGATGAAGATGTTCCTCACGCGCCTGGGCTACAACAGCAAGGCGGTGATCACCGGCGACGTGACCCAGGTGGACCTGCCCAGCGGCAAGACGAGCGGCCTGCACCACGCGCGCTCCATCCTGCGCAACATCGAGGGCATCACCATCTCCGAGTTCTCGGACGTGGACGTGGTCCGCCACCCGCTCGTGCAGGAAGTCATCCGGGCCTACGATCGCTTCGACGCCGCCCAGCAGGCGGCCAAGGCGCTCAAGGCGGCCGAGGCCTCCGCGCCCCCCGAGGCGTCCGAGGAGAGCCCGATCGCGGATTGA
- a CDS encoding DUF4388 domain-containing protein produces MALTGTLKDFGIADILQLIGQQQKTGVLYLKSKDHDVQVFIRDGNIVRAESITRQKKQLLGNMLVSAELITQQQLDSALEIQKRTLKRLGDVLISMNIITQEKLRQMMRLQVTESLYGLFAWKAGNYEFKQEESVQVDADDLTPLRAESVLMEGFRMVDEWPHLRKKLTNEATTFEKIKELPPPKAQPKEDDFDAAFDDAFSEEKKDENKGEFQSIGSSERRVFSLLGPGRDVTKLVDLSCLGEFETWKALVNLLNLEYIRAIPPSGLSLSASSGGGAGLVLRVGGMVARAAVTFAVIAALGFFASRMRPGTWDLQGTSASSYADPAAQRLVSRAQQARIQAALEVFRLEKGNLPERLDSLVEVGLLHHEDLRYPWRDDYYYRRTSDRQFILLPPLR; encoded by the coding sequence ATGGCCCTGACGGGAACCCTCAAGGACTTCGGCATCGCGGACATCCTGCAGCTCATCGGGCAGCAGCAGAAGACGGGCGTGCTCTACCTCAAGAGCAAGGACCACGACGTCCAGGTCTTCATCCGGGACGGCAACATCGTCCGGGCCGAGAGCATCACGCGGCAGAAGAAACAGCTGCTCGGCAACATGCTGGTGAGCGCCGAGCTCATCACCCAGCAGCAGCTCGACAGCGCGCTGGAGATCCAGAAGCGCACCCTCAAGCGGCTGGGGGACGTGCTCATCTCCATGAACATCATCACGCAGGAGAAGCTGCGGCAGATGATGCGCCTGCAGGTGACGGAGAGCCTCTATGGGCTCTTCGCCTGGAAGGCGGGCAACTACGAGTTCAAGCAGGAGGAGAGCGTCCAGGTGGACGCGGACGACCTCACGCCCCTGCGCGCCGAGAGCGTCCTCATGGAAGGCTTCCGGATGGTGGACGAGTGGCCCCACCTGCGAAAGAAGCTCACCAACGAGGCCACCACCTTCGAGAAGATCAAGGAGCTGCCGCCGCCCAAGGCCCAGCCGAAGGAGGACGACTTCGACGCCGCCTTCGATGACGCCTTCTCCGAGGAGAAGAAGGACGAGAACAAGGGCGAGTTCCAGTCCATCGGCAGCTCCGAGCGCCGGGTGTTCAGCCTGCTCGGGCCGGGGCGGGACGTGACCAAGCTGGTCGACCTGAGCTGCCTGGGGGAGTTCGAGACCTGGAAGGCGCTCGTGAACCTGCTCAACCTGGAATACATCCGGGCCATCCCTCCCTCGGGCCTGTCCCTGTCGGCCTCGTCGGGCGGTGGCGCGGGCCTGGTCCTGCGGGTGGGCGGCATGGTGGCGCGGGCCGCCGTGACCTTCGCGGTGATCGCGGCCCTGGGCTTCTTCGCCTCGCGCATGCGCCCGGGCACCTGGGACCTCCAGGGCACCTCGGCCTCCTCGTACGCGGATCCGGCCGCCCAGCGCCTGGTGTCTCGCGCCCAACAGGCGCGCATCCAGGCCGCGCTCGAGGTGTTCCGCCTTGAAAAGGGCAACCTGCCTGAACGACTGGATTCCCTGGTGGAAGTGGGTCTCTTGCACCACGAGGACCTGCGCTACCCATGGCGGGATGATTATTATTACCGTCGGACATCGGACCGGCAGTTCATCCTCCTGCCCCCCTTGCGCTAG
- the rpsT gene encoding 30S ribosomal protein S20, translating to MANTKSAEKRNRQAQKRRARNINVRTTVKDAVKTLRDTLTTDTAKAPEAFKAAASRLNKAASKGVVHKRAASRRISRLAKAVNRAKAAATAK from the coding sequence TTGGCCAACACCAAGTCTGCAGAGAAGCGTAACCGCCAGGCGCAGAAGCGCCGCGCCCGCAACATCAACGTGCGCACCACGGTGAAGGACGCCGTGAAGACCCTGCGCGACACCCTCACCACCGACACGGCCAAGGCGCCGGAGGCCTTCAAGGCCGCCGCCAGCCGCCTGAACAAGGCCGCCAGCAAGGGCGTGGTCCACAAGCGCGCCGCTTCCCGCCGCATCTCGCGCCTGGCCAAGGCCGTCAACCGCGCCAAGGCCGCCGCCACCGCGAAGTAG